The following proteins are co-located in the Bdellovibrio sp. ArHS genome:
- a CDS encoding ABC transporter ATP-binding protein — MSTNVAIEIKDLTKKYDDKVAVDGINLEIYKGECFGLLGPNGAGKSTTMKMMYCSALVTSGELYVLGLNVKKNYREIKNRIGVVPQEDGLDPDFTVLENLLVYASYHKIPKAEAELRSQALLRLMKLEEYQDRSVETLSGGMKRRLAIARGLINSPEVIFLDEPTTGLDPQARIWIWDFFKHLKSEKSTLILTTHYMEEAEQMCDRVAIIDNGRILTVGKPRDLINELIGKEVVEFDTNPVDLNYYLGRLRAEGFAYQVIKDTVSVLVKENQEGRRVVDLIASDKIYIRKPTLNDVFLKLAGHQLRDE, encoded by the coding sequence ATGAGTACGAACGTCGCCATTGAAATCAAAGATTTAACCAAAAAATACGACGATAAAGTCGCTGTCGATGGAATAAATCTAGAGATTTACAAAGGCGAATGTTTTGGTCTCTTAGGTCCCAACGGGGCGGGCAAATCGACAACCATGAAAATGATGTATTGCTCGGCCCTCGTTACCAGCGGGGAGCTTTACGTCCTCGGTCTTAATGTCAAAAAGAACTATCGCGAAATTAAAAATCGCATTGGGGTCGTCCCGCAAGAGGACGGCCTTGATCCCGACTTCACCGTTCTTGAAAATCTTCTTGTCTACGCCAGTTATCATAAAATTCCCAAAGCAGAGGCGGAGCTTCGTTCTCAGGCTTTATTGAGACTTATGAAGTTGGAAGAATATCAGGACCGCTCTGTCGAGACTTTAAGTGGCGGCATGAAAAGACGCTTGGCCATCGCTCGTGGTCTGATCAATTCTCCTGAAGTCATTTTTTTGGATGAACCTACGACGGGTTTAGACCCTCAGGCGCGTATCTGGATTTGGGATTTCTTTAAGCATCTTAAGTCAGAAAAAAGCACTTTGATTTTAACGACGCATTATATGGAAGAAGCAGAGCAGATGTGTGACCGCGTCGCTATCATCGATAACGGCCGCATTCTGACAGTGGGAAAACCACGGGATCTGATAAACGAACTTATTGGTAAAGAAGTTGTCGAGTTCGACACCAACCCCGTCGATTTGAACTATTACCTTGGGCGATTGCGAGCAGAGGGTTTTGCGTATCAGGTCATCAAAGACACGGTCTCTGTGCTGGTCAAAGAAAATCAAGAGGGTCGACGTGTTGTTGACCTTATCGCTAGTGACAAAATCTATATTCGTAAGCCCACCTTAAATGACGTATTCTTGAAACTTGCTGGTCATCAGTTGAGGGACGAGTAA
- the typA gene encoding translational GTPase TypA has product MVQDPKKIRNIAIIAHVDHGKTTLVDHLIKQAGTFRENEHVEERLMDSMDLERERGITIAAKNASFMYKDIKVNIVDTPGHSDFGGEVERILNMVDGCILLCDASEGPLPQTRFVLKKALEGGKKVIVCINKIDRADARIQEVHNELFDLFIDLDATEEQCDFHTVYAIAREGMATLDPKVNTGSLEVLYDAIVNLVPPPKIEENAPLQVMVSNISYNDYVGRLAIGRMRAGTIKVGDEVLCVQANAQKKVKVSALFQYKVNSQVPAQEVGAGDIVVIAGMEDFTIGDTITSALDPRPLERIRVEEPTVGMVFSVNNGPFAGLDGKNVTSRKILERLERELLYNVAIRVEKTDSTDAFKVVGRGELQLGVLIEQMRRENFELLVSKPTVVFKEENGKKLEPMEIAVIDIEDSFVGAVTEKLGKRKGVMTNMVQKGSGRTRLEFRIPSRGLIGYRSDFLTDTRGTGLLNTQFDGWDDYRGEIEHRMNGAMISDRKGQATAYAIWNLQERGIMMVEHGDDVYEGMIVGEHAKENDLEVNITREKKLTNVRASGSDEAIRLVPVKKMTLERAMEWIKDSELIEVTPKNIRLRLKELDPHKRARAAKE; this is encoded by the coding sequence ATGGTTCAAGATCCAAAGAAAATTAGAAATATCGCAATCATCGCACACGTCGACCACGGAAAGACGACGCTTGTTGACCACTTGATTAAACAAGCAGGTACTTTCCGTGAAAACGAACACGTTGAAGAACGTTTGATGGACTCCATGGATCTTGAAAGAGAACGTGGTATCACGATCGCGGCAAAAAATGCTTCGTTCATGTACAAAGACATCAAAGTGAATATCGTAGATACACCGGGACATAGTGACTTCGGTGGTGAGGTTGAGCGTATCTTGAACATGGTGGATGGTTGTATCCTTCTTTGCGATGCTTCTGAAGGTCCACTTCCGCAAACTCGTTTCGTATTAAAAAAAGCTCTTGAGGGCGGCAAAAAAGTTATCGTTTGTATTAACAAAATTGACCGTGCCGATGCTCGTATTCAGGAAGTTCATAACGAACTTTTCGATTTGTTCATCGATCTTGATGCAACAGAAGAGCAATGTGACTTCCACACTGTTTACGCGATCGCGCGTGAAGGTATGGCGACTCTGGATCCAAAAGTGAACACAGGCTCTTTGGAAGTTCTTTACGATGCTATCGTGAATCTAGTTCCGCCGCCAAAAATTGAAGAAAACGCACCGCTTCAGGTGATGGTTTCCAACATTTCTTACAATGATTACGTAGGTCGTTTGGCGATTGGCCGTATGCGAGCTGGCACGATCAAAGTGGGCGATGAAGTTCTTTGTGTTCAGGCGAATGCGCAAAAGAAAGTGAAAGTTTCCGCTCTATTCCAGTACAAGGTGAACTCGCAAGTTCCAGCGCAAGAGGTTGGCGCAGGTGACATCGTCGTTATCGCCGGGATGGAAGATTTCACGATCGGTGACACCATCACTTCTGCTTTAGATCCTCGTCCTCTTGAGCGTATTCGCGTGGAAGAGCCGACAGTAGGTATGGTGTTCTCGGTGAACAACGGACCTTTTGCAGGTTTGGATGGAAAGAACGTAACATCTCGTAAAATTCTTGAGCGTCTTGAAAGAGAGCTTTTGTACAACGTGGCGATTCGCGTGGAAAAAACAGACAGCACGGACGCATTCAAAGTTGTCGGTCGTGGTGAATTGCAATTGGGCGTTTTGATCGAACAAATGCGCCGTGAAAATTTCGAACTTCTGGTTTCTAAACCGACCGTTGTCTTTAAGGAAGAAAACGGTAAGAAGTTAGAGCCAATGGAAATCGCGGTCATCGATATCGAAGACAGCTTCGTCGGTGCGGTTACGGAAAAACTTGGTAAACGTAAAGGTGTGATGACGAACATGGTTCAAAAAGGATCAGGTCGTACGCGTCTTGAGTTCCGCATTCCTTCACGCGGTTTGATCGGTTACCGTTCTGACTTCTTGACTGACACTCGTGGTACGGGTCTTTTGAATACTCAATTTGACGGTTGGGATGACTACCGTGGTGAAATCGAACACCGTATGAACGGCGCAATGATTTCTGACCGCAAAGGCCAGGCAACGGCTTACGCGATCTGGAATCTTCAAGAACGCGGTATCATGATGGTTGAGCACGGTGACGATGTGTACGAAGGCATGATCGTTGGCGAGCACGCCAAAGAGAATGATCTAGAAGTAAACATCACTCGCGAGAAAAAATTGACGAACGTACGTGCTTCAGGTTCTGATGAAGCTATCCGTCTAGTTCCAGTTAAGAAAATGACTTTGGAAAGAGCGATGGAATGGATTAAAGATTCAGAGTTGATTGAGGTCACTCCGAAGAATATCCGTCTTCGTTTGAAAGAACTAGACCCACACAAACGTGCAAGAGCAGCGAAGGAATAA
- the dusB gene encoding tRNA dihydrouridine synthase DusB: MNPVQALKTNPFVLAPMAGITDHAFRTFMKKLDTSVVVTELVSANGIEYKSERTMDLMSFDESQRPIGIQLFGEEPEVIARAAQVAEAEGCDFVDLNFGCPVPKVVKKGAGSAMLKDPVQLQKVLAAVKSAIKIPLTIKIRTGWDANTRNAIEVCNIAYNEGVEWVAIHGRTRAQGYSGLADWDFITEVKNQAKLPILGNGDILTPRQANLRLEQSGCDGVMIGRGCLKNPFIFMDALSMWRGEPAKNVKRDFVSLFQGLEREIVAHCDAHITGIQLRKFAAWFSTGYPGAAQFRKNLFQSKSNEEIMTLANEFFAGIGETEQEDQSQDEFLMGGHG, encoded by the coding sequence ATGAATCCAGTTCAAGCTCTTAAGACGAACCCTTTTGTCCTTGCCCCTATGGCGGGCATCACGGATCACGCCTTCCGCACATTCATGAAAAAACTTGATACCAGTGTCGTTGTTACGGAATTGGTGAGTGCCAACGGGATCGAATACAAGTCAGAGCGAACGATGGATCTGATGAGTTTTGATGAATCACAAAGACCTATTGGCATCCAACTTTTCGGTGAGGAGCCTGAGGTCATCGCTCGCGCGGCACAGGTTGCGGAAGCCGAAGGGTGCGATTTTGTCGACTTGAACTTTGGTTGTCCTGTTCCCAAGGTGGTTAAAAAAGGCGCTGGCTCTGCCATGCTCAAAGATCCGGTCCAACTTCAGAAGGTTTTGGCGGCAGTTAAATCCGCAATTAAAATTCCACTGACAATCAAAATTCGCACGGGCTGGGACGCGAACACTCGGAATGCTATTGAAGTTTGCAATATCGCCTATAACGAAGGCGTCGAATGGGTGGCCATTCATGGTCGAACTCGCGCACAGGGCTATTCGGGTCTGGCGGACTGGGATTTCATCACAGAAGTTAAAAATCAGGCAAAGCTTCCCATTTTAGGAAATGGAGACATCCTCACACCTCGTCAGGCTAACTTAAGACTAGAGCAGTCGGGCTGTGACGGCGTTATGATTGGTCGTGGATGCCTTAAAAATCCGTTTATTTTCATGGATGCGCTTTCAATGTGGCGCGGAGAACCGGCTAAGAACGTCAAACGTGACTTTGTAAGTTTATTTCAGGGTCTAGAACGTGAGATTGTGGCGCATTGTGATGCACACATCACGGGGATTCAATTGAGAAAGTTTGCAGCTTGGTTCTCAACAGGTTATCCTGGGGCCGCACAGTTCAGAAAGAATCTTTTCCAATCCAAAAGCAACGAAGAGATCATGACCTTGGCAAACGAGTTCTTCGCGGGTATCGGCGAGACCGAACAAGAAGATCAAAGCCAAGACGAGTTCCTCATGGGGGGACACGGGTAG
- a CDS encoding nitroreductase family protein: MEKAEFYQLIESRKSIRKFKAQSVPKEIIEKVLLAGMHAPSGKNRQNWRFFVVTGKKRDEYLAYSQKSWLGIKDILSQRLKPSLYQFTERFFYTLGDAPVIIFAYSHNDAEERYHTSIGSVYMAVENMNLACLVEGLGSCTMGAPLEIKEDVDKFLGVDKLPEYQRGELELLCAMVCGYPDHNPPKAPRQMEGRVTWLE, encoded by the coding sequence ATGGAAAAAGCAGAATTTTACCAACTGATCGAGTCTCGCAAATCAATTCGTAAATTTAAAGCCCAGTCCGTGCCCAAAGAAATCATCGAAAAGGTTTTGTTGGCAGGTATGCATGCGCCGTCGGGAAAGAATCGTCAAAACTGGCGGTTTTTCGTTGTGACTGGCAAAAAACGCGATGAATATCTGGCGTATTCACAAAAATCCTGGTTGGGAATCAAAGACATTCTTTCTCAACGATTGAAGCCTTCTTTGTATCAGTTTACAGAAAGATTTTTTTATACTTTAGGCGATGCGCCGGTCATTATCTTCGCCTACTCTCACAACGACGCTGAAGAACGCTACCATACAAGCATCGGCTCTGTGTATATGGCTGTGGAAAACATGAATCTAGCCTGTCTGGTGGAAGGCTTAGGTTCCTGCACTATGGGTGCTCCGCTAGAAATCAAAGAAGATGTGGATAAATTTTTAGGTGTGGATAAACTTCCGGAATACCAGCGAGGCGAGCTAGAACTTCTTTGTGCGATGGTGTGTGGTTATCCCGATCATAATCCACCGAAAGCCCCGCGCCAGATGGAAGGCCGAGTGACTTGGCTTGAGTAG
- the lysC gene encoding lysine-sensitive aspartokinase 3 yields MAQLIVSKFGGTSMGDAECMLRSAEVSFRQGSSLIAVSATSGTTNDLISLGKNAESQGWEEAEKIISKIQEKHIKIAKDLKISEASQKKLETLFEEMNSIAKGVHLLRDCSVKAMDTLMSLGERMSSVLFAEAMSQVLKKHVSTKTAELFDVRQVLRTDDSFGKAKPLTSEIAALCQKHLGFLRQGEKVVVTQGYIGMTEEGMTTTLGRGGSDYSAAILAEGVSADVLEIWTDVAGIATTDPRICPKAKPISEISFKEASELATFGAKVLHPATLLPAIRKNIPVFVGSSFDSQARGTWVRKDVKDLPLIRAMALRKKQILVTLSTPEMLHAHGFLFQIFKIFNDHKVSIDAITTSEISVSVTLDDSTLLNKKLIADLAQIADVQVEENLTLVSLIGNNINHTPGLGKIIFDAISDINVRMICLGASKHNFCFLVNEEQSTDAIRRLHETFIEAGTEEMA; encoded by the coding sequence GTGGCACAGTTGATTGTTTCTAAATTTGGCGGAACTTCAATGGGAGACGCGGAGTGCATGCTTCGTAGTGCGGAAGTCAGCTTTCGCCAAGGATCTAGTCTTATCGCGGTTTCCGCGACCTCTGGTACTACCAATGATTTGATATCTCTAGGTAAGAATGCGGAATCCCAGGGCTGGGAAGAGGCAGAAAAGATCATTTCAAAAATTCAGGAAAAACACATCAAAATCGCCAAAGATCTGAAGATCTCTGAAGCTTCTCAAAAGAAGCTGGAAACGCTTTTTGAGGAAATGAATTCCATTGCCAAAGGGGTGCATCTGTTGCGTGACTGCTCGGTAAAAGCGATGGATACCCTGATGAGCTTAGGCGAAAGAATGTCGTCAGTCCTTTTTGCTGAGGCGATGTCTCAGGTCCTAAAAAAACACGTGTCTACGAAAACGGCCGAACTTTTTGATGTTCGTCAGGTTCTGCGTACCGATGACTCTTTTGGTAAGGCAAAACCATTGACGTCAGAGATCGCGGCGCTTTGCCAAAAACACCTGGGATTCTTGCGACAGGGTGAAAAAGTCGTCGTGACCCAGGGTTATATCGGCATGACCGAAGAGGGCATGACGACCACGTTGGGACGCGGAGGCAGTGACTATTCGGCGGCTATTTTAGCCGAAGGTGTCTCAGCGGATGTTTTGGAAATTTGGACCGACGTAGCGGGTATTGCAACAACGGATCCACGTATCTGTCCAAAGGCGAAGCCTATCAGCGAGATTTCCTTTAAGGAAGCTTCCGAGCTAGCAACTTTCGGCGCAAAAGTTTTGCATCCGGCAACTCTTTTGCCGGCAATTCGTAAAAATATTCCGGTTTTTGTAGGCTCAAGCTTTGACTCTCAGGCGCGTGGCACTTGGGTTCGCAAAGATGTGAAAGATCTGCCATTAATTCGGGCGATGGCCTTAAGAAAAAAGCAAATTCTTGTGACCTTGTCGACGCCGGAAATGTTGCATGCCCACGGCTTCTTGTTTCAGATTTTTAAAATTTTTAATGACCACAAAGTCAGTATTGACGCTATTACCACGTCTGAAATTTCAGTCAGTGTGACGTTGGATGACTCAACTCTTCTGAATAAAAAGTTGATCGCGGATCTGGCGCAGATTGCGGATGTGCAGGTCGAAGAAAATCTGACGTTGGTATCTTTGATCGGCAACAACATCAACCACACCCCGGGCTTGGGTAAAATTATTTTCGATGCGATTTCTGATATCAATGTGCGCATGATTTGTCTGGGTGCCAGCAAACACAACTTCTGCTTCTTGGTAAACGAAGAACAAAGCACAGATGCGATTCGCCGCTTGCACGAAACTTTTATTGAAGCCGGAACGGAAGAGATGGCCTAA
- a CDS encoding response regulator, with protein sequence MSDNANHGPLELEVRRIDLLYKQNIAGMLAIFFNTIAFTAVAWRTVPTAFLITWFFILNISAIVRFLAYYRWLRVRNSIRSFEETRLWWYFMYTSLFISGCGWGSIGLISHTGSLQQQVLTALLISCMVAGALVTYVSSRLAMACVIVPSMVLWGIGTFISGTDFSTLMGFLIILYSGLLVLIGKNLNLAVMKSLSADVLRKERDLHEAANRAKSVFLANASHEIRTPISAILGFSEALLRSGTLSDQNFRDVEAIHRQGNYMVSLVNDLLDLSKIETNRLYIQKAPMSPMAEIDESLSVIRPAADEKRIDVRVKYLSLIPESVMADSVRFRQVLINLLTNAVKFTAQGSVQILVLYSTDVNQKGTLSITVSDTGLGMDRLTQQNLFQPFVRGEHPDVQRVQGSGLGLALSLSLMKMMGGDLRLISSILGHGTSFEMLLHLEDAGQLRLVKPDSSRMVFQEKIKVAKEVEFLKGRRVLVVDDSVDLRALMKRFLSRSGAEVETAENGAQAVEYALNKAFDVILMDIKMPVMDGYRATSLLREKGYRHPIVALTAQASVDGQQKSFELGFDGYLSKPVDMNLLTEILRRSEIIN encoded by the coding sequence ATGTCAGATAATGCAAATCACGGCCCGCTGGAATTAGAAGTGCGCCGTATTGACCTTCTCTACAAGCAGAATATTGCCGGAATGCTGGCGATATTCTTTAATACGATTGCTTTCACCGCCGTTGCGTGGAGAACCGTGCCGACGGCATTTCTCATCACTTGGTTTTTCATTCTGAATATCTCGGCCATCGTACGATTTTTAGCTTATTATCGTTGGCTGCGCGTGCGCAACTCCATTCGTAGTTTCGAAGAGACACGCCTTTGGTGGTACTTCATGTACACGTCGCTCTTTATCTCAGGCTGTGGCTGGGGTTCCATCGGCTTGATTTCTCATACGGGATCTTTGCAGCAGCAGGTTCTGACGGCTCTTCTGATTTCATGTATGGTCGCGGGTGCCTTGGTCACTTATGTCTCTTCTCGTTTGGCCATGGCCTGTGTGATTGTGCCCTCGATGGTTTTATGGGGGATCGGAACATTTATTTCCGGTACGGATTTTTCGACGCTCATGGGTTTTTTAATCATTCTTTATTCGGGCCTTTTGGTGCTCATCGGGAAGAACCTGAATCTCGCTGTGATGAAATCGCTTTCTGCGGACGTTCTTCGCAAAGAGCGTGATTTGCACGAAGCGGCGAATCGGGCGAAATCTGTTTTTCTGGCCAACGCAAGTCACGAGATCCGCACGCCCATTTCTGCGATTTTAGGATTTTCTGAAGCGCTATTACGCAGCGGAACCTTAAGCGATCAGAATTTTCGCGATGTCGAGGCGATACATCGACAAGGCAACTACATGGTGTCTTTGGTTAATGATCTTCTTGATCTATCGAAAATCGAAACCAATCGTCTTTATATTCAAAAAGCTCCGATGTCGCCGATGGCGGAAATAGATGAATCGCTTTCTGTAATACGGCCGGCCGCGGATGAAAAACGTATCGATGTTCGCGTGAAATACTTAAGCTTGATTCCCGAGTCTGTTATGGCCGACTCGGTTCGCTTCCGACAGGTGCTTATCAACCTGCTGACTAATGCGGTGAAGTTTACGGCGCAGGGCTCAGTGCAAATTCTGGTTTTGTACTCTACAGACGTTAATCAAAAGGGGACACTCAGCATCACCGTCTCAGATACGGGTTTGGGCATGGATCGTCTGACACAGCAGAATCTATTTCAGCCGTTCGTGCGCGGTGAACATCCGGACGTGCAGCGGGTGCAGGGGTCCGGCCTTGGCTTGGCATTGTCTTTAAGCCTTATGAAAATGATGGGTGGCGATCTTCGTCTGATTTCTTCCATACTAGGACACGGGACTTCTTTTGAGATGCTGTTGCATTTAGAAGATGCGGGGCAACTACGCCTAGTAAAGCCGGATTCGTCTCGTATGGTCTTTCAAGAAAAGATAAAGGTGGCAAAAGAAGTTGAATTTCTGAAAGGTCGGCGCGTTCTTGTTGTGGACGACTCGGTGGATCTACGTGCTTTGATGAAAAGGTTCTTAAGTCGCTCCGGGGCGGAAGTGGAGACGGCTGAAAATGGCGCTCAAGCCGTTGAGTATGCGTTGAATAAGGCCTTCGACGTGATCCTGATGGATATTAAGATGCCTGTCATGGATGGATATCGCGCGACATCCTTATTGCGTGAAAAAGGCTACCGTCACCCCATTGTGGCGTTGACCGCGCAAGCCAGTGTTGACGGGCAACAAAAGTCATTTGAACTGGGCTTTGATGGATATTTAAGTAAACCCGTCGACATGAATCTTCTCACCGAAATTTTGCGCCGGTCAGAAATCATCAATTGA
- the mltG gene encoding endolytic transglycosylase MltG — protein sequence MKKTILVFSLAMVALMIALGGGLAYVSYDFLNTPPSTTPSDVVYEVSQGSGFNTIANDLERKGIVRNGLFFSIYARFKGDRSKLKVGEYLLRTNMRPAEVLATITSGKSIARSFTVSEGLSTYEIADLYEKQGFGTAAEFMALIRDPAFVKSLLSESQESLEGYLFPETYMLTKYTDARALITNMVKRFLYVYEEVLPLATTMGWKRHQVVTLASIIEKETGAPEERPLISSVFHNRLLKKMRLQTDPTVIYGKAERTGKIEINITRADLTTPTRYNTYVIYGLPPGPIANPGREALLAAVRPETSDYLFFVSQNDGTHVFSSDYKGHSAAVQKFQLDRKAREGKSWRDLKKRELNPAKN from the coding sequence ATGAAAAAAACAATTCTGGTTTTCAGTTTGGCGATGGTGGCTTTGATGATCGCCCTCGGTGGCGGTCTGGCCTATGTCAGCTATGATTTTTTGAATACGCCCCCAAGCACGACACCTTCAGATGTTGTCTACGAGGTCAGTCAGGGCTCGGGCTTTAATACAATTGCTAACGATCTGGAAAGAAAGGGCATTGTTCGCAATGGATTATTCTTTTCAATCTATGCGCGTTTCAAAGGAGATCGCTCAAAATTGAAGGTCGGCGAGTATCTTCTGCGCACGAATATGCGACCCGCAGAAGTTTTGGCGACGATCACTTCCGGCAAAAGCATCGCTCGCAGCTTCACCGTCAGTGAAGGACTGAGCACTTACGAAATTGCCGATCTTTATGAAAAGCAGGGTTTCGGCACAGCCGCCGAATTCATGGCTTTAATTCGCGATCCTGCTTTTGTAAAAAGTCTTTTAAGCGAAAGCCAGGAAAGTTTGGAAGGTTATCTTTTTCCAGAGACCTATATGCTGACAAAGTACACGGACGCCCGTGCACTTATCACCAACATGGTCAAAAGATTCCTTTATGTATATGAAGAGGTTTTGCCGTTAGCGACAACGATGGGTTGGAAGCGCCATCAAGTCGTGACCTTAGCAAGTATCATCGAAAAAGAGACGGGGGCACCTGAAGAACGCCCGTTGATTTCCTCGGTGTTCCACAATCGCTTGTTGAAAAAGATGCGTTTGCAGACGGACCCAACGGTGATTTATGGCAAAGCCGAGCGCACAGGTAAAATCGAAATTAACATCACGCGAGCTGATCTGACCACGCCGACGCGATATAATACTTATGTGATTTATGGATTGCCCCCGGGGCCAATTGCCAACCCAGGCCGAGAGGCCTTGTTGGCGGCGGTGAGGCCTGAAACTAGCGACTATCTTTTCTTCGTGAGCCAGAATGATGGCACACATGTATTTTCTTCCGATTATAAGGGGCACTCTGCGGCCGTTCAAAAATTTCAATTAGACCGAAAAGCTCGCGAAGGAAAATCTTGGAGAGATTTGAAAAAACGAGAGCTGAATCCGGCCAAAAACTAA
- a CDS encoding succinylglutamate-semialdehyde dehydrogenase codes for MNTTLFEVKYKGDFINNRFVPVTKGDGEFKDISPSDLNDLVMTVPFKHDHIDEACVAAKKAYPAWAMLSMNERKSYLMRLKELFDAHAEQMAQIISRDTGKPAWEAMTEAKALGSKIDITLNHSLALIAEERIPNALPQVEGVIRYRSRGVMAVVGPFNFPAHLPNGHIVPALIAGNTVVFKPSEQTPAVGQFMAEMFEKAQFPPGVFNLVQGDGASGGRLVANEHVDGILFTGSYEVGLKIKQETLTHYWKILALEMGGKNATVVWEDADLDKAVYESLVGAYMTAGQRCSCTSRIVLHPKIAEEFTERFYQAAKKLTIGHWKENTFMGPLINAAAVEKYVRFQEIANRENAESLMRGKLLDLKHKGYYVTPSIHLVKKFDANSVYQKSEIFGPNVAIYQTDDWNHAMEIVNSIGYGLVMALFTKDKALYEDALFKARVGLLNWNRTTNGASSRLPFGGFGKSGNDRPSAHFAIQYCTMPVASLEDPTAFDPTKVLPGMNLDMR; via the coding sequence ATGAACACCACCCTATTTGAAGTGAAATACAAAGGTGATTTTATCAATAACCGCTTCGTCCCGGTGACGAAAGGTGATGGAGAGTTTAAAGATATCAGTCCTTCCGATTTAAACGATCTTGTGATGACCGTGCCATTTAAGCACGACCACATTGATGAAGCTTGTGTGGCGGCAAAGAAAGCTTACCCGGCTTGGGCGATGCTTTCGATGAATGAAAGAAAAAGCTATTTAATGCGCCTGAAAGAATTGTTTGATGCGCATGCCGAACAAATGGCTCAGATTATCTCTCGCGATACGGGAAAACCTGCTTGGGAAGCGATGACAGAAGCGAAGGCTTTGGGTTCTAAAATCGATATTACTTTGAATCACTCATTGGCACTCATTGCCGAAGAAAGAATTCCGAACGCTCTTCCTCAGGTCGAAGGGGTGATCCGTTACCGTTCGCGTGGGGTCATGGCGGTTGTTGGTCCTTTTAACTTCCCGGCGCACTTGCCAAATGGTCACATAGTTCCTGCGCTTATTGCCGGGAATACGGTTGTCTTTAAGCCTTCTGAGCAAACTCCGGCAGTGGGCCAGTTTATGGCCGAGATGTTTGAAAAGGCGCAGTTCCCGCCAGGTGTTTTCAATCTGGTGCAAGGTGATGGAGCTTCTGGAGGACGTTTAGTCGCGAATGAGCACGTCGACGGCATTCTTTTCACGGGCTCTTATGAGGTCGGTTTAAAAATTAAACAGGAAACCCTGACGCATTACTGGAAAATTTTAGCTCTTGAAATGGGCGGCAAAAATGCGACCGTAGTTTGGGAAGATGCGGATCTTGATAAAGCGGTTTATGAAAGCTTGGTTGGAGCCTACATGACGGCCGGTCAGCGTTGTTCTTGTACCAGCCGCATCGTTCTTCATCCCAAAATCGCCGAGGAGTTTACCGAAAGATTCTATCAAGCGGCAAAAAAGCTGACGATCGGACACTGGAAAGAAAATACTTTCATGGGCCCTTTGATCAACGCCGCCGCGGTGGAAAAGTATGTGCGTTTCCAAGAGATTGCCAATCGCGAAAATGCGGAAAGCCTGATGCGTGGCAAGCTTTTGGATTTGAAGCATAAGGGTTATTACGTGACTCCAAGTATTCATTTAGTGAAGAAGTTTGACGCTAACAGTGTTTATCAAAAAAGCGAAATTTTCGGACCGAACGTCGCGATTTATCAGACCGACGACTGGAATCATGCCATGGAAATCGTGAACTCTATCGGCTACGGCCTGGTGATGGCGCTATTTACGAAAGACAAGGCTCTTTATGAAGACGCTTTGTTTAAGGCGCGAGTCGGATTGTTGAACTGGAATCGCACCACAAATGGGGCGAGTTCGCGTTTGCCATTCGGTGGTTTTGGCAAGTCGGGGAACGACAGACCTTCAGCGCACTTCGCAATTCAATACTGCACGATGCCGGTAGCCAGTCTTGAGGACCCTACGGCGTTTGATCCGACAAAAGTTTTGCCGGGTATGAATTTGGATATGAGATAA